From Coturnix japonica isolate 7356 chromosome 3, Coturnix japonica 2.1, whole genome shotgun sequence, the proteins below share one genomic window:
- the KLHL31 gene encoding kelch-like protein 31, with the protein MAPKKKNVKKNKAADINEMTIIVEDGPLSKLNGLNGLLDGGNGFTCVSSEVSDSSYSPNLLEGLSRMRLENFLCDLTISTKTKSFSVHKVVMASISDYFHNILKKDPSTQRVDLNDVSPLGLATVITYAYTGKLTLSLYTIGSIISTAVYLQIHTLVKMCCDFLAREISVENCMYIANIAETYGLKTTKEAAHKFIRDNFIEFSETDQFLKLTFDQINELLADDDLQLPSEIVAFQIAIKWLEFDQKRVKFAADLLGNIRFGTISAQDLVNYVQTVPRMMQDADCHKLLVDAMNYHLLPYHQNTLQSRRTRIRGGFRVLVTVGGRPALTEKSLSRDILYRDPENGWKKLSEMPAKSFNQCVTVMDGFLYVAGGEDQNDARNQAKHAVSNFCRYDPRFNTWIHLANMNQKRTHFSLNVFNGLLFAVGGRNLEGCLSSMECYVPATNQWQMKAPLEVPRCCHASAVVDGRILVTGGYINNAYSRSVCAYDPSNDSWQDKSSLSTPRGWHCAVSLLERVYVMGGSQLGGRGERVDVLPVECYSPYTGQWSYVAPLQTGVSTAGASMLDGKIYLVGGWNEIEKKYKKCIQCYNPDLNEWTDEDELPEATVGVSCCTISMPNTKTRESRASSVSSVPVSI; encoded by the exons ATGGCACCCAAGAAGAAGAATGtgaagaagaacaaagcagcagataTCAATGAAATGACTATCATTGTGGAAGATGGCCCCCTCAGTAAACTAAATGGCTTGAATGGACTCTTAGATGGAGGGAATGGCTTCACCTGCGTCTCATCTGAAGTTTCTGACTCGTCATACAGCCCAAATCTCTTGGAAGGTCTAAGCAGAATGAGACTAGAAAATTTTCTTTGTGACTTGACCATCAGTACCAAAACCAAATCTTTCAGCGTTCATAAGGTGGTGATGGCTTCAATCAGTGACTACTTTCACAACATCTTAAAGAAAGATCCATCCACTCAAAGAGTAGACCTCAATGATGTATCCCCATTGGGTCTAGCTACTGTTATCACCTATGCTTACACTGGAAAGctcactctctctctttatACCATAGGTAGTATTATTTCCACAGCAGTTTATCTTCAGATTCACACCCTCGTAAAGATGTGCTGTGATTTTCTAGCACGAGAAATCAGTGTTGAGAATTGTATGTACATTGCTAATATTGCAGAAACGTACGGACTAAAAACAACCAAGGAAGCTGCACACAAATTTATTAGAGACAACTTCATTgaattttcagaaacagatcAGTTCTTAAAACTCACTTTTGATCAGATCAATGAACTTCTTGCAGATGATGACTTGCAGTTGCCTTCTGAAATTGTTGCATTCCAGATTGCAATAAAATGGCTGGAATTTGACCAAAAAAGAGTAAAGTTTGCTGCTGATCTCTTAGGTAACATTCGTTTTGGTACTATCTCAGCTCAAGACCTCGTCAATTATGTCCAAACTGTTCCGAGAATGATGCAAGATGCAGATTGCCATAAGCTGCTGGTAGATGCCATGAACTATCATTTGCTTCCCTATCATCAGAATACACTTCAGTCTAGAAGAACAAGGATTCGTGGAGGCTTCAGAGTGCTAGTTACTGTTGGGGGACGCCCTGCTCTAACAGAAAAGTCTCTTAGCAGAGACATCTTATACAGAGATCCTGAAAATGGATGGAAGAAGCTTAGTGAAATGCCCGCTAAAAGTTTTAACCAGTGTGTGACGGTGATGGATGGATTTCTCTACGTGGCCGGTGGGGAAGACCAGAATGATGCCAGGAACCAAGCCAAGCATGCAGTTAGCAATTTCTGCAG ATATGATCCTCGTTTCAACACCTGGATTCACCTGGCAAATATGAATCAGAAGCGTACGCACTTCAGCCTGAATGTATTCAATGGCCTCCTTTTTGCAGTGGGTGGTCGCAACTTGGAGGGTTGCCTCTCCTCGATGGAGTGCTACGTGCCTGCAACTAATCAGTGGCAGATGAAGGcacccctggaggtgcccaGGTGCTGCCATGCCAGTGCTGTGGTGGATGGTAGGATCCTGGTCACGGGAGGTTACATTAATAATGCTTACTCTCGTTCGGTGTGCGCGTATGACCCCAGCAATGATAGCTGGCAGGATAAGTCCAGTCTTAGCACCCCACGAGGGTGGCACTGTGCCGTGTCCCTGCTGGAGAGAGTCTATGTCATGGGTGGGTCTCAGCtaggggggagaggggaaagggtCGACGTTCTCCCTGTGGAGTGTTACAGCCCTTACACAGGGCAGTGGAGTTATGTGGCACCCCTTCAAACAGGAGTTAGCACAGCTGGTGCTTCAATGCTGGATGGGAAAATTTACTTAGTGGGGGGCTGGAATgagatagagaaaaaatataagaaGTGCATTCAGTGCTATAACCCAGATCTCAATGAGTGGACGGACGAAGACGAGCTGCCTGAAGCCACCGTTGGAGTATCCTGTTGCACTATATCCATGCCCAACACCAAGACAAGGGAGTCTAGAGCAAGCTCAGTCTCTTCTGTACCAGTCAGTATTTAA